In a single window of the Oscarella lobularis chromosome 2, ooOscLobu1.1, whole genome shotgun sequence genome:
- the LOC136200255 gene encoding DALR anticodon-binding domain-containing protein 3-like isoform X1, translating into MATLTRIEDAVEAAGYSRRLLRICKLGNQTDFIICHSSIRNGPGYSLLSELNRPGVKRGCFIRAAIVDSDGNVKIELERSQLFSEVVQSAIESERFFCGSLEHKTRKIAIVAWSVRWKEREDGRFPLECLRTMIIGKHIRNICQSLGWICTLIGVDCDCLDDFDNWSKRLDCMPDRLVKFPSPQKDDHFTRAILKKIVSCGFCSMAVDSDQNETTVNLGDYVKKENPDGGYDKSIREVTLCANGKLSDLVLNVTLLENLFDSDSTESLIHLAPEKCKITVEKTSLLWKMFSKNSAARHQQFVFHGGVSFPDGKDISISELCRTRERQFEEASATKYGESTENVSAKNIIRTLTSATIKYDFISKSIEAPVKVRLDSEKRTDTSADRAGAFIVYNYARLCTLLENFSTAVKKEIYEPLGEVSQADFTLLLDDGEWDILFRGLCQYHLAVKDVEKNLEKNLVSQATSLSLQLNKVSLYAFAMVQKFSSYYGRVRILSADKPHLRPLMHARLHLIISVRMILEHFLRLLNIRPLEHI; encoded by the exons ATGGCGACCTTGACGCGAATCGAAGACGCTGTAGAGGCTGCCGGCTATTCCAGACGTCTGTTAAGAATTTGCAAGCTTGGAAACCAAACTGACTTCATTATCTGCCACTCTTCGATAAGAAACGGCCCAGGTT ATTCGCTCTTGTCAGAACTGAATCGACCGGGTGTAAAACGTGGCTGCTTTATTCGTGCAGCCATCGTAGATTCAGACGGCAACGTGAAAATCGAACTCGAAAGATCGCAGCTCTTCTCCGAAGTGGTGCAATCAGCCATCGAGTCCGAGAGGTTCTTTTGCGGCTCATTGGAGCACAAGACCAGAAAGATAGCAATTGTAGCCTGGAGCGTTCGttggaaagaaagagaagatggACGGTTTCCTCTCGAGTGTCTCCGAACAATGATAATAGGAAAGCACATAAGAAACATATGCCAATCATTGGG ATGGATATGCACTCTAATTGGAGTCGACTGTGACTGCTTGGACGACTTTGACAACTGGTCGAAGAGACTCGATTGTATGCCTGATCGTCTAGTGAAATTTCCTTCACCTCAGAAAGACGATCACTTCACTAGagcaattttgaaaaagattGTGTCGTGTGGCTTCTGCTCAATGGCAGTGGATTCAGATCAAAATGAGACTACTGTTAACTTAGGCGATTAtgtgaagaaagaaaatcct GATGGAGGCTATGATAAAAGCATTCGAGAGGTTACTCTCTGTGCCAATGGGAAACTAAGTGATCTCGTTTTAAATGTCACTTTGTTGGAGAATTTATTTGATTCTGACTCAACCGAGTCTCTTATTCATTTGGCGCCTGAGAAATGTAAAATTACCGTTGAAAAAACCAGTTTATTGTGGAAGATGTTTTCAAAGAACTCTGCTGCAAGACACCAG CAGTTCGTTTTCCACGGAGGCGTATCTTTCCCTGATGGGAAAGACATTTCAATTAGTGAACTTTGCAG AACCAGAGAACGCCAGTTTGAGGAGGCGTCTGCTACAAAATATGGTGAAAGTACTGAAA ACGTTTCTGCTAAGAACATCATCCGTACGCTTACGTCAGCTACCATTAAATACGATTTCATTTCCAAGAGCATTGAAGCTCCG GTCAAAGTAAGGTTGGATTCTGAAAAGCGTACAGACACGAGTGCGGATAGGGCCGGTGCATTCATTGTGTACAACTATGCCAGACTATGTACATTGTTGGAAAACTTCAGTACTGCAGTGAAAAAAG aaatttatgAGCCTCTTGGCGAGGTTTCTCAGGCGGACTTCACTTTGCTTCTTGATGAC GGAGAATGGGATATTCTTTTCCGAGGCTTATGTCAGTATCACTTGGCTGTCAAAGACGTAGAAAAAAACTTAGAAAAAAACTTAGTCTCACAAGCCACAAGTTTATCACTGCAGCTGAACAAA GTGTCTTTGTATGCCTTTGCAATGGTCCAGAAGTTCAGTTCCTACTACGGAAGAGTTCGTATTCTAAGT GCCGATAAACCTCATTTGCGGCCGTTGATGCACGCTCGTCTTCATCTCATAATCAGCGTTCGTATG aTTCTGGAACACTTTCTACGTCTTCTAAACATTCGGCCTTTAGAACACATTTAG
- the LOC136200255 gene encoding DALR anticodon-binding domain-containing protein 3-like isoform X3 → MATLTRIEDAVEAAGYSRRLLRICKLGNQTDFIICHSSIRNGPGYSLLSELNRPGVKRGCFIRAAIVDSDGNVKIELERSQLFSEVVQSAIESERFFCGSLEHKTRKIAIVAWSVRWKEREDGRFPLECLRTMIIGKHIRNICQSLGWICTLIGVDCDCLDDFDNWSKRLDCMPDRLVKFPSPQKDDHFTRAILKKIVSCGFCSMAVDSDQNETTVNLGDYVKKENPDGGYDKSIREVTLCANGKLSDLVLNVTLLENLFDSDSTESLIHLAPEKCKITVEKTSLLWKMFSKNSAARHQQFVFHGGVSFPDGKDISISELCRTRERQFEEASATKYGENVSAKNIIRTLTSATIKYDFISKSIEAPVKVRLDSEKRTDTSADRAGAFIVYNYARLCTLLENFSTAVKKEIYEPLGEVSQADFTLLLDDGEWDILFRGLCQYHLAVKDVEKNLEKNLVSQATSLSLQLNKVSLYAFAMVQKFSSYYGRVRILSADKPHLRPLMHARLHLIISVRMILEHFLRLLNIRPLEHI, encoded by the exons ATGGCGACCTTGACGCGAATCGAAGACGCTGTAGAGGCTGCCGGCTATTCCAGACGTCTGTTAAGAATTTGCAAGCTTGGAAACCAAACTGACTTCATTATCTGCCACTCTTCGATAAGAAACGGCCCAGGTT ATTCGCTCTTGTCAGAACTGAATCGACCGGGTGTAAAACGTGGCTGCTTTATTCGTGCAGCCATCGTAGATTCAGACGGCAACGTGAAAATCGAACTCGAAAGATCGCAGCTCTTCTCCGAAGTGGTGCAATCAGCCATCGAGTCCGAGAGGTTCTTTTGCGGCTCATTGGAGCACAAGACCAGAAAGATAGCAATTGTAGCCTGGAGCGTTCGttggaaagaaagagaagatggACGGTTTCCTCTCGAGTGTCTCCGAACAATGATAATAGGAAAGCACATAAGAAACATATGCCAATCATTGGG ATGGATATGCACTCTAATTGGAGTCGACTGTGACTGCTTGGACGACTTTGACAACTGGTCGAAGAGACTCGATTGTATGCCTGATCGTCTAGTGAAATTTCCTTCACCTCAGAAAGACGATCACTTCACTAGagcaattttgaaaaagattGTGTCGTGTGGCTTCTGCTCAATGGCAGTGGATTCAGATCAAAATGAGACTACTGTTAACTTAGGCGATTAtgtgaagaaagaaaatcct GATGGAGGCTATGATAAAAGCATTCGAGAGGTTACTCTCTGTGCCAATGGGAAACTAAGTGATCTCGTTTTAAATGTCACTTTGTTGGAGAATTTATTTGATTCTGACTCAACCGAGTCTCTTATTCATTTGGCGCCTGAGAAATGTAAAATTACCGTTGAAAAAACCAGTTTATTGTGGAAGATGTTTTCAAAGAACTCTGCTGCAAGACACCAG CAGTTCGTTTTCCACGGAGGCGTATCTTTCCCTGATGGGAAAGACATTTCAATTAGTGAACTTTGCAG AACCAGAGAACGCCAGTTTGAGGAGGCGTCTGCTACAAAATATGGTGAAA ACGTTTCTGCTAAGAACATCATCCGTACGCTTACGTCAGCTACCATTAAATACGATTTCATTTCCAAGAGCATTGAAGCTCCG GTCAAAGTAAGGTTGGATTCTGAAAAGCGTACAGACACGAGTGCGGATAGGGCCGGTGCATTCATTGTGTACAACTATGCCAGACTATGTACATTGTTGGAAAACTTCAGTACTGCAGTGAAAAAAG aaatttatgAGCCTCTTGGCGAGGTTTCTCAGGCGGACTTCACTTTGCTTCTTGATGAC GGAGAATGGGATATTCTTTTCCGAGGCTTATGTCAGTATCACTTGGCTGTCAAAGACGTAGAAAAAAACTTAGAAAAAAACTTAGTCTCACAAGCCACAAGTTTATCACTGCAGCTGAACAAA GTGTCTTTGTATGCCTTTGCAATGGTCCAGAAGTTCAGTTCCTACTACGGAAGAGTTCGTATTCTAAGT GCCGATAAACCTCATTTGCGGCCGTTGATGCACGCTCGTCTTCATCTCATAATCAGCGTTCGTATG aTTCTGGAACACTTTCTACGTCTTCTAAACATTCGGCCTTTAGAACACATTTAG
- the LOC136200255 gene encoding DALR anticodon-binding domain-containing protein 3-like isoform X5 yields the protein MAVDSDQNETTVNLGDYVKKENPDGGYDKSIREVTLCANGKLSDLVLNVTLLENLFDSDSTESLIHLAPEKCKITVEKTSLLWKMFSKNSAARHQQFVFHGGVSFPDGKDISISELCRTRERQFEEASATKYGESTENVSAKNIIRTLTSATIKYDFISKSIEAPVKVRLDSEKRTDTSADRAGAFIVYNYARLCTLLENFSTAVKKEIYEPLGEVSQADFTLLLDDGEWDILFRGLCQYHLAVKDVEKNLEKNLVSQATSLSLQLNKVSLYAFAMVQKFSSYYGRVRILSADKPHLRPLMHARLHLIISVRMILEHFLRLLNIRPLEHI from the exons ATGGCAGTGGATTCAGATCAAAATGAGACTACTGTTAACTTAGGCGATTAtgtgaagaaagaaaatcct GATGGAGGCTATGATAAAAGCATTCGAGAGGTTACTCTCTGTGCCAATGGGAAACTAAGTGATCTCGTTTTAAATGTCACTTTGTTGGAGAATTTATTTGATTCTGACTCAACCGAGTCTCTTATTCATTTGGCGCCTGAGAAATGTAAAATTACCGTTGAAAAAACCAGTTTATTGTGGAAGATGTTTTCAAAGAACTCTGCTGCAAGACACCAG CAGTTCGTTTTCCACGGAGGCGTATCTTTCCCTGATGGGAAAGACATTTCAATTAGTGAACTTTGCAG AACCAGAGAACGCCAGTTTGAGGAGGCGTCTGCTACAAAATATGGTGAAAGTACTGAAA ACGTTTCTGCTAAGAACATCATCCGTACGCTTACGTCAGCTACCATTAAATACGATTTCATTTCCAAGAGCATTGAAGCTCCG GTCAAAGTAAGGTTGGATTCTGAAAAGCGTACAGACACGAGTGCGGATAGGGCCGGTGCATTCATTGTGTACAACTATGCCAGACTATGTACATTGTTGGAAAACTTCAGTACTGCAGTGAAAAAAG aaatttatgAGCCTCTTGGCGAGGTTTCTCAGGCGGACTTCACTTTGCTTCTTGATGAC GGAGAATGGGATATTCTTTTCCGAGGCTTATGTCAGTATCACTTGGCTGTCAAAGACGTAGAAAAAAACTTAGAAAAAAACTTAGTCTCACAAGCCACAAGTTTATCACTGCAGCTGAACAAA GTGTCTTTGTATGCCTTTGCAATGGTCCAGAAGTTCAGTTCCTACTACGGAAGAGTTCGTATTCTAAGT GCCGATAAACCTCATTTGCGGCCGTTGATGCACGCTCGTCTTCATCTCATAATCAGCGTTCGTATG aTTCTGGAACACTTTCTACGTCTTCTAAACATTCGGCCTTTAGAACACATTTAG
- the LOC136200255 gene encoding DALR anticodon-binding domain-containing protein 3-like isoform X2, translated as MATLTRIEDAVEAAGYSRRLLRICKLGNQTDFIICHSSIRNGPDSLLSELNRPGVKRGCFIRAAIVDSDGNVKIELERSQLFSEVVQSAIESERFFCGSLEHKTRKIAIVAWSVRWKEREDGRFPLECLRTMIIGKHIRNICQSLGWICTLIGVDCDCLDDFDNWSKRLDCMPDRLVKFPSPQKDDHFTRAILKKIVSCGFCSMAVDSDQNETTVNLGDYVKKENPDGGYDKSIREVTLCANGKLSDLVLNVTLLENLFDSDSTESLIHLAPEKCKITVEKTSLLWKMFSKNSAARHQQFVFHGGVSFPDGKDISISELCRTRERQFEEASATKYGESTENVSAKNIIRTLTSATIKYDFISKSIEAPVKVRLDSEKRTDTSADRAGAFIVYNYARLCTLLENFSTAVKKEIYEPLGEVSQADFTLLLDDGEWDILFRGLCQYHLAVKDVEKNLEKNLVSQATSLSLQLNKVSLYAFAMVQKFSSYYGRVRILSADKPHLRPLMHARLHLIISVRMILEHFLRLLNIRPLEHI; from the exons ATGGCGACCTTGACGCGAATCGAAGACGCTGTAGAGGCTGCCGGCTATTCCAGACGTCTGTTAAGAATTTGCAAGCTTGGAAACCAAACTGACTTCATTATCTGCCACTCTTCGATAAGAAACGGCCCAG ATTCGCTCTTGTCAGAACTGAATCGACCGGGTGTAAAACGTGGCTGCTTTATTCGTGCAGCCATCGTAGATTCAGACGGCAACGTGAAAATCGAACTCGAAAGATCGCAGCTCTTCTCCGAAGTGGTGCAATCAGCCATCGAGTCCGAGAGGTTCTTTTGCGGCTCATTGGAGCACAAGACCAGAAAGATAGCAATTGTAGCCTGGAGCGTTCGttggaaagaaagagaagatggACGGTTTCCTCTCGAGTGTCTCCGAACAATGATAATAGGAAAGCACATAAGAAACATATGCCAATCATTGGG ATGGATATGCACTCTAATTGGAGTCGACTGTGACTGCTTGGACGACTTTGACAACTGGTCGAAGAGACTCGATTGTATGCCTGATCGTCTAGTGAAATTTCCTTCACCTCAGAAAGACGATCACTTCACTAGagcaattttgaaaaagattGTGTCGTGTGGCTTCTGCTCAATGGCAGTGGATTCAGATCAAAATGAGACTACTGTTAACTTAGGCGATTAtgtgaagaaagaaaatcct GATGGAGGCTATGATAAAAGCATTCGAGAGGTTACTCTCTGTGCCAATGGGAAACTAAGTGATCTCGTTTTAAATGTCACTTTGTTGGAGAATTTATTTGATTCTGACTCAACCGAGTCTCTTATTCATTTGGCGCCTGAGAAATGTAAAATTACCGTTGAAAAAACCAGTTTATTGTGGAAGATGTTTTCAAAGAACTCTGCTGCAAGACACCAG CAGTTCGTTTTCCACGGAGGCGTATCTTTCCCTGATGGGAAAGACATTTCAATTAGTGAACTTTGCAG AACCAGAGAACGCCAGTTTGAGGAGGCGTCTGCTACAAAATATGGTGAAAGTACTGAAA ACGTTTCTGCTAAGAACATCATCCGTACGCTTACGTCAGCTACCATTAAATACGATTTCATTTCCAAGAGCATTGAAGCTCCG GTCAAAGTAAGGTTGGATTCTGAAAAGCGTACAGACACGAGTGCGGATAGGGCCGGTGCATTCATTGTGTACAACTATGCCAGACTATGTACATTGTTGGAAAACTTCAGTACTGCAGTGAAAAAAG aaatttatgAGCCTCTTGGCGAGGTTTCTCAGGCGGACTTCACTTTGCTTCTTGATGAC GGAGAATGGGATATTCTTTTCCGAGGCTTATGTCAGTATCACTTGGCTGTCAAAGACGTAGAAAAAAACTTAGAAAAAAACTTAGTCTCACAAGCCACAAGTTTATCACTGCAGCTGAACAAA GTGTCTTTGTATGCCTTTGCAATGGTCCAGAAGTTCAGTTCCTACTACGGAAGAGTTCGTATTCTAAGT GCCGATAAACCTCATTTGCGGCCGTTGATGCACGCTCGTCTTCATCTCATAATCAGCGTTCGTATG aTTCTGGAACACTTTCTACGTCTTCTAAACATTCGGCCTTTAGAACACATTTAG
- the LOC136200255 gene encoding DALR anticodon-binding domain-containing protein 3-like isoform X4 produces the protein MIIGKHIRNICQSLGWICTLIGVDCDCLDDFDNWSKRLDCMPDRLVKFPSPQKDDHFTRAILKKIVSCGFCSMAVDSDQNETTVNLGDYVKKENPDGGYDKSIREVTLCANGKLSDLVLNVTLLENLFDSDSTESLIHLAPEKCKITVEKTSLLWKMFSKNSAARHQQFVFHGGVSFPDGKDISISELCRTRERQFEEASATKYGESTENVSAKNIIRTLTSATIKYDFISKSIEAPVKVRLDSEKRTDTSADRAGAFIVYNYARLCTLLENFSTAVKKEIYEPLGEVSQADFTLLLDDGEWDILFRGLCQYHLAVKDVEKNLEKNLVSQATSLSLQLNKVSLYAFAMVQKFSSYYGRVRILSADKPHLRPLMHARLHLIISVRMILEHFLRLLNIRPLEHI, from the exons ATGATAATAGGAAAGCACATAAGAAACATATGCCAATCATTGGG ATGGATATGCACTCTAATTGGAGTCGACTGTGACTGCTTGGACGACTTTGACAACTGGTCGAAGAGACTCGATTGTATGCCTGATCGTCTAGTGAAATTTCCTTCACCTCAGAAAGACGATCACTTCACTAGagcaattttgaaaaagattGTGTCGTGTGGCTTCTGCTCAATGGCAGTGGATTCAGATCAAAATGAGACTACTGTTAACTTAGGCGATTAtgtgaagaaagaaaatcct GATGGAGGCTATGATAAAAGCATTCGAGAGGTTACTCTCTGTGCCAATGGGAAACTAAGTGATCTCGTTTTAAATGTCACTTTGTTGGAGAATTTATTTGATTCTGACTCAACCGAGTCTCTTATTCATTTGGCGCCTGAGAAATGTAAAATTACCGTTGAAAAAACCAGTTTATTGTGGAAGATGTTTTCAAAGAACTCTGCTGCAAGACACCAG CAGTTCGTTTTCCACGGAGGCGTATCTTTCCCTGATGGGAAAGACATTTCAATTAGTGAACTTTGCAG AACCAGAGAACGCCAGTTTGAGGAGGCGTCTGCTACAAAATATGGTGAAAGTACTGAAA ACGTTTCTGCTAAGAACATCATCCGTACGCTTACGTCAGCTACCATTAAATACGATTTCATTTCCAAGAGCATTGAAGCTCCG GTCAAAGTAAGGTTGGATTCTGAAAAGCGTACAGACACGAGTGCGGATAGGGCCGGTGCATTCATTGTGTACAACTATGCCAGACTATGTACATTGTTGGAAAACTTCAGTACTGCAGTGAAAAAAG aaatttatgAGCCTCTTGGCGAGGTTTCTCAGGCGGACTTCACTTTGCTTCTTGATGAC GGAGAATGGGATATTCTTTTCCGAGGCTTATGTCAGTATCACTTGGCTGTCAAAGACGTAGAAAAAAACTTAGAAAAAAACTTAGTCTCACAAGCCACAAGTTTATCACTGCAGCTGAACAAA GTGTCTTTGTATGCCTTTGCAATGGTCCAGAAGTTCAGTTCCTACTACGGAAGAGTTCGTATTCTAAGT GCCGATAAACCTCATTTGCGGCCGTTGATGCACGCTCGTCTTCATCTCATAATCAGCGTTCGTATG aTTCTGGAACACTTTCTACGTCTTCTAAACATTCGGCCTTTAGAACACATTTAG